Within Spinacia oleracea cultivar Varoflay chromosome 4, BTI_SOV_V1, whole genome shotgun sequence, the genomic segment GGGTGGAGGTTAATTTGATCAGTTTGATGGaatgtggtttttttttttttttttttttaacgtaaGTGAAATTTATTTGGGAAGTTATCAAGCAGGTGTTtcttttttcaattttcaaaatttgTGAAAGTTGTTTGAGAAGGATTTAGGTGCTTTTGGCTGGAGTGCATGAAATTGCTCCATTGAGAATTTGGAAGCCTCATAATGGTCAAtgactttttttattattatataggatTACCGCACCACTCTCTGTAAGTGACATTTATTTAGAAACGGATAGAGTAATTAAAATGCAAAATaggaactactccctccgtctctttttgttcattACGTTTTCTCTTTTGAtgtcccaaaatgttctttacattttcttttatattgtcatataaatgttttaatatatattctatTAAAAATTGTGTCTAATGttatattaaccaattaaattcatttcgtCATTAAAATTACCTACTAAAATTTTGTAATTTTAGTACACTACTAAAATTACCTAAATAAGAAgtgtgtcaactaaaaaagaaaTTGGAAATATGGTTAAAACCAAGGGTATATTTGTCTTTCAATAGTTTTGGTGAAGAGGAAATCCGAAATCCGTTTCCTCCTCTAAGTCGATCTCCAACCACGTGTAGGGTATGCACCCTATTTACGGAGTATAAATATGAGGTTTTCGCAGCGGCTATCAGACATGCACCAAGAAAAACATATCAGGGGTATGTTGGTAACTTCATCCTAAATTTGAAAATACTGACTTGTTTAATGAAATCCATGTGTGTTGGTTGTTGGTGGGTAATGTTTTCCAGCGTGGCATTAGTCTCTGCTTGCTCTCTCGAATCTTTCGTCAATCTCTCTCATCTCCCtcatttctctcttctctctcctccaacctCTTCTCCTTGTTGAAGCTAAGATCTACTCTTCTCTAAAGTGTGATTCTCCTCAGAAGTGTGATTATACTCAGATTTTTGTGGGTCTTTTTCATTTGAAGGTAATTCCctaagttttcaatttttttattgaattgaAAAATTGGTTGAGTCGATCTGAAAATTTGTTAATGTGATTGTTTAATGGATTTTTTCGTGTGTAATGTATCGGAGTGTTATTGTTTAATGGTAATGTTGTTGGATTATTCCCAAAAGTTTCGTAATTAGTTAATCTCAGAGTGCAAAATTCAGGTAAAATGACGTTGAATTTGTAAATATGAATGGTAGTTTTTTAATAAGAAATGGTACTTTATACATTGAAATGGTACTTTATAAAGTATAAATGGTACTTTCTTAATTGGAATGGCACTATCTAAATTGTGGAATGCAACTATATTTAGCCTGATAATCGTCCAGTTTCAGCATCTATTTCTCTCGAACTCATCGCAAAAAAATTATTCCGTCCACAATTCGGAAGCTAATTTTATTGTGGtttaaatttgtttgtttttgttcaTCAATAGGTTAGAATTGATGAAGATAAGGTGAATtggggaagaagaagaacaagTGAATTGGGGAAGAAGAAGACGATTTGGGGGAAAGGAGACAGATTTTGTTTTGGGGTGAAGCTCCCTTCTTTCCACGTCACATGGTCCAACTTGGCAGAGATGTCATTTGTCTTTCACTATTCAATTTCATTTTCCCCCCAAAATcactttactttttattttatcttttctTTTGAGTCAGATATGTGTTAGGttacacatatcagatatgtgtaaATACTTCCTCATATAAATATTCCGTAGCAGCAACTGgcaaagcatcaatcaagtaCGAAGCACTTAGATAAAcagatatttatttatttatttattttggaaaaaaaacaaaacaaaacattgTTTACTTGAGTTCGAGTTCGAGTTCCAGTTCCAGTTCGAGCGGATCCAACAACCCTCTAACGTTGTCTCCCGCTTGCTTGATTAAGGTAACCATcttctctcctttttttttctttttaattaaaatttacggttttttcatgaaatacccctgaggtttcacaaaacgcaccaaatacacctgcgcgtttcaaatcacataatatacccctatttaaacttaaatgcaccaaatgcccctagacttaacggaagtctaacTCCGTTAACATTAACTCTTAATTTATCCGACTAATCCTAATTAAATACTAATTAGCCTAATTAATCCTAAATAACACCTAATGAACCCTAATTAACTCTAAATCCCCTCTCTTCTCTCACTCTCCTCTCAATCTCAAGTCCCTTTTTTTCTGGGTATCAAAATGGTGAAACCAACCACAATTTTTCCTTTCTTCAAACCATTTTCATCAAATATCAATTGCTAactcaaacccccaaatattcGAACCCAGATTTTCGAGTGAATTGAAATCGTGAACATGAATTGAAGTTTGATGAAGAAGGGAAAGATTAAGACGATGACGAATGGTGATGATGATATTGTAACGGCGGAGGTTGCGGCGGAAGTAACAGATGAGGGAAAGGGTTGCGGCGGTGGGGGCGGCTCCTTTTCTCTCTTCtgttcctttctctctccttatctTTCATTGCTTTCTTTGCAGCCTTACTTGAATCAATTTCTGGGTTTTAAGCCCCAATTCTTCGATTTCAGCCATAATGGAATGcaaaattaaattgaaaaatcaaacaagaaTGCAAAAATCATCCTGGGTTATAATAGAATTAACGGTCTATTCATCTGAATAAATCAGATTAAAGTCGACCCTCTATCCGCGATTCTAATTTGCATACGCAATTCTAATCCTCTTCTCCTCCCACAACATGCATCTCCATTAACAAATGAAGGGTCATACCTTTGGTTTATACCAGactcaatcatcttcaaaaacatacaaaaTGTCAGATTATCAATCTTGTCAACAACAATGAAATTTCTCTTTGCAGGTTGTCAATTGCAAAAATTCAATGATACCAATAACTTAATTTCCAAAAatggaaataataataaagtggGCTGCAGATTAAAGAGATCGAGTCATCGAGAGAGCTTGACACTAGCTTACtacttttctctaacttttttttttggtaatctACAACTTCTATCTCTCATACCCTTTGTGTTGTTGCATACTTGCAAATATCAAAAGAAAGAATCGAGAAGAAAAATGGCagaagaagaggaggagaggagagagaagaagaagaagaggaggagaggaggaattttgtttttaaaaaaaatagttaaatGTAAAATATTGGGTGAGTAAGGGTATAAAGGTACAATAATGCTAACGGAATATTAACGGCGTTAAgtctaggggcatttggtgcactttaagtttaaataggggtatactatGTGATTCGAAACGcgcgggtgtatttggtgcgtttcgtgaaacctcaggggcatttcatgaaaaaaccgtaaaattTACTCAAATTAATTTCTCAAACCATATTTACTCCAATTTGATGAATCTGGATATATCTTAAATTCCGACCTTCTCTTTTGATTGGGTCTTTCTGATGTGAATTTTCTGTTGTTGGATGAGCTGAATATTTGTATTTTGTGGTTAATTGACTTGTGTAATCCGATAATCGTTAGTTGATTGAAATTTAAAAGGTAATCAAATTTGGAATTCGGATTGTCCGATGTTGCTATTGGCTTTTGTGATCTAATCTGATATttgataaaaaatttaaaaatcgtAATCATATTTGGAATTCCGATTGCCAATGGTTGCAATTAGCTATTGTAAGAAGTTTGAGGGTTCGTACATTGTGTTAAACTTCATgtgcatttcatgaaaaaaccaatTAAAATTTAGAAACCGTTTCCTAAGCCCAAGTTGAAATCTTTAAATGCTAATACCTCCGTTTTCCTGAATTTGTAAAAGGTAGGTATGAATGGAATAATGTAAAAGTGGGTAGAACTTagaaaacggagggagtatgaactAAGAGCAACATTAACCCTAGTATGCTCAATATTATTATTGAGCATTAACCTAAGACCTCCCATTTAATTGGGAGAGTATGAAAAATGTTTTGCTTAAGCCTTTTAAACAGTaaattttctatcttattttattattattattattttttccgcAAGTTTGAGAATTATGAAAAAATTAGGTAAGTCTGAAAGGATCCCGACAAGAATccgaaaaattgaaaataaaataaaaattaataaaaagttGATGTGGAAGTCGTAGCTCAGACTAGTGTTAATCTTGCTCTAAATTGTTACTGTAACGGGGTAGGATAAACAATGGTTAAATCAAACTCTTTCTTTACCTTTATTAAGAGATTTGAGGCATCTTTGGTGTAGTGGAGTTAGGTAACAGTTACTGATGGCTTCATCTGCAGCGTTTGTAAATAGATTGATTCATGTGTAAAGCCATCCCTTTAAAGTAAGGCCAAATTGGCCTTTAATTCTGGCTATTAGTCAAATTAAGGTGTTATAATGAAGTAAAAATTTGAATGTTGGTCatgtttctttattttatttacaggTTTGGAGAAAATGGTTGATTGATCTGCACTACCCGTTGATGTCCTTGGACTTATACTGATGAAACTCGACTTTGTTGAAGAGATGGTTTATTTTTCTGCTGTATGTAGTTCATGGCATTGTGCATATTCTATGTTTAAAAACAATTGGACTAAGAATAtgccatggttgatgctaccCGAAAACACAAAAGATAACCCTAATTCCCTTAGGAAACTATTTTGTCCAACTAAACAAAACAAAGTTGTTACCAATTCAAGCTCCCCCAAACTTTTGGGGCTCGATGTTGGGGTTCCTCCTGTGGTGGTTGGGTTGTCGTGTTTGACCTTAACCTAGAGTTATATTTATTTAACCCGTTAACCACTGCTCGAGCTTGCCTACCTCCTCAATCAACCATGCCCACTGATGATGATACTGTTGATTGCACCACATTAGACTCTGCTTTTGTACGAAAATGTTCCGTGGACAAGGTTCATATTTTTGAAGATAATAATAATGATTATCTTGTTATAACAACACCTGGTTATACACCTGATTATCTTTTCGTGCACGAATTAGGAGCGATTGGATATTGTGACATTAGTGCATTTCTTCAAAACTCTGTACCTCCTATGTTAATGGAGTATCATCTACCTCCGCCTTCAGATTTGATCACTGCAGACTGTCCTAAAGCAGTATATTTGTTAGAGTCATTTGGCGATCTTCTAATGGTCCTCCGATTCAAAACGGTCGTTCTTGGTGAAACTGGGGAGGAATGGGATCCAGATGTGGTTTATCGCACAAAAGATTTTAAGGTATATAAGCTAAAGATTGACACTAGGAATTGGGAAGTCGTGAATGACTTGGGTGATGTTGCATTATTTTTGGGGAATAACTCTTCTATGTCTGTTCGTGTATCAGACAAtaataattacaaaaaaaattgtatttatTTTACAGACGACGAGTTTCAATTCTGGTCTGAACCCACTCTTAAGGGTGGACATGATATGGGACTTTTCAACATGTCTAACAACCAGTTTGAAACCGTATATGAAGGTGATGATATTCGTTCAGATTTTTGCCCTGCCCTATGGTTTTTACCTAAGTTGTAGTTTGTGGTTTCCATCAAGTATTGTACTCTGTAACATTTATAAtcattttattttgatttatgttGTATTCTATTacaaagagtttttttttcATATCCTTGTAGGAGGTTGTATTttcgcatatcagatatgtgtggaaacacacatatcagctaaaagataaatagctaaaagacaaaataggaaatatcattctgaaaaaaaaaaagtaccattctgtaaaaaatagtatcattctgtaaaaaaaagtaccatttttgttttaaaaaataccatttaatttcttttttgtcctttttcctattttgtcttttgctatgatatgtatttgcaagcacatatctgatatccgaaataCTTCCTCATCTGTGTAGTGGGTATATACCCGTAGTATTTACTTAAATTATATTTGGCGTTTGTAGTTTCGTTTAAGAGAAATGAGAAATCTATCCAAAAGGCCAGTGACAGTATTTACTTGCATCACAAAATTGTGTTGCTTGATCACCCTAATTGAAGTTCAGTTCtcttcaacttattcttatgaCTTGTTAGGCTAGACCAAAAAATCAGAGCAAAACCTAAATAATGATATCCAAACAGGGAAAGATAAATCATCCTCTATATTTCCCGCCAATTAGCCATCAATCAAATTTGTGTCAAAAGTGTTCATCATCTATCTATCATAGCTTGTTTCATGTCTCTCTTATCACTGAAGGATTAAACACTTAAGAGGGTCATATAGAGGTAAAAGCCTCTTGCAATTAGAGCGAATCATGTTAAATCAAGCTTCTGGAAATTAGAGCAAAACATGTTAAAGCAAGCGTTTACATTGACAAACTTGATTAAAGAAATACGCAAATTAACTAAATAAGAACTGATAAAATATATGTTGACATCGTGGATAAGACTGAGAGTACAACAAATTAGTGTTTAGTATACTCTAGGTCTTAGGTTCAAATCTACCGGATTAAGAAAGTACTTAATACTCTAACAaattagtgtttttttttttttgggttaaaaACGAGTACAACAAATTAGTGTttagtttaatactttaatGATCTCTGTTCTTACCCCATTCATGAAGCTTGAGTTGGAGCTCAGCAGCAGCAATCAAGAAATGGACGGCTTGATTTGAGTTTAAGATGGCTACTACATTTCTAAGCGTTTTCATACGTAGATCATCAGCCTTTCCAAATATCTCCTTAAACTTGTCCTCTTTAATGCTAAGTATCGACTCGACTCGCTTGTTTACCGACTCAGTCGTCTCGACTACGCGTGAGAGCTTAATCATGAACGAGTCGGCTACGGTCTCTTGCACAGCAGCCAGCATTTCAGTTAACTCCCTCTCCTTTCTAATAGTCTTTAGCTGCAGCTCGTTGACTCGGGTGAGTTGACTCGATGTGAGGTCTGCCAAGTCTCCGGTACTCAACCCCGCCAACAACTCAGTGAGTCCAGCTTCGAGTTGTAACCCGACAGCTGAGTACAGCAAGTGAAAAGTCGTAGAGGGTCTCCAGCCACCGATCCAAAGGAACGCCTGCTCAAGGAGAGACTTCCATGCAGGGCTAATCATATTGAGGACGTTTTGTTTCCCCGACTCGCACTTGACTCGGTAATAGTTCTCATAATGACTCATGACTCGACGTACTAGTACGCCGAGGATCTGAGTCGACTCGGTATGCGATCGAGAGGACTTGGTGTAAGACACGGCCGCTGACTTGAGCTCCTCGAGATCTACCTCTTGCTCGCGGAGCCACGTCTCGAAAAACCCACCAAAAACACAATGCCCATTACCCTTAGTAAGGGCATTATTGACTTTTCTTGTATTCGCCTCCTCTCTATTCTTACCCCACGCTTCAACTTTTAGATGAAGCTGAGCAGCGGGGATAAATAATTGGACGGCCTGGATTGGACTTAGGATGTGCACAAAAAGTCTGAGTGTTTTCAGCCGTAGATCATCCGCCTTGCCGAAAACATCCCTTAACTCACTAtgaccatcatcatcattatgGGCTACAATAAGATCATTTGTTGTCATCACCGAGTCAAACTCAGTAAAACCGTTCTCCATCGGAAGAGCCGTATCATCAAGAGAATGAGTCAACTCGGCCTCCTCACGAATGGTCTGCCTCTGAAGCTCTCCAACTTGAACGAACTGACTCGGCGAAATGTCTTTAAGTTCGTCCATGTTCACTCCCTTGAGCAACCTATCGAGTCCAACCCCGAGTCGAAACCCGGGTTTGAAGTCTAGGAGGTGGAAGGCCATACTAGGCCTCCACCCGCCAACCCAAAGAAAGGGGTCCTCGAGGTAGGAAGGCCACCCCGGGGACGACCTCAAACTAAGACGTACATTTCCCTTGATCAACTTGGAAATGACTCGATAGTACTCCTCGTAGTGAGTTATGACTCGGTCGACGAGTTTAGTAAGTAGTGGAGTCCACTCGGTATCTGAATCTTTAATCATGGCCAAGAATATTAGGCGGTCATGCTCTTGAAGTGCAAGCAAATCGTCTAAAACCTCACTCACTATTAAGGCCTTGTATTTAACACTTGGTTCTAACTTGTTCATGGTTTCGttggtttggaatttttttttttttttttttttgagaagaaTAGTTTGGATGCTTTATGGCAAGAATGCCATATATATATAGACAGATTCTAATTACGTCAATGTCTTAGGCAATTACGTCAATGTCAACTAACAGAAGAAAGTGAAACGTAATTGGTACATGTGTGATGCACgaattttatttaattgttcagttaaaataaaactcttatatatattaactgctatattttatataatatattagaatagtttttttttgattgaattttgttttagatttaatttttaactattagagtgtttgattttggatgaagttgtatatgcgtaatattagtaattaattaataaaaatatatatgtagcacctaattatttatctacatgTCATTCGACTTTTGCAactcaaaaataatttcaaaatcttatttttattggccgaaaccattagattttctacgtggtgctctaatattggattagtgtttgatttaataatctaatatatattatatataggaggaatatttgctgaaatattagagcgccacctaggattactattggtttcggccaattaaaaataagatttctaatttattttttaattaaaaaaatcaagtgccacgtagataattaattaggtgtcacgtagatattttaattaattaattactaatatatacaactccatccaaaataaaacactctaataattttaaaaaaatctaaaataaaattcatccaaaatcaaacactaatctaaaataaaagtaatcaaaaatcaaacactaatctaaaataaaattcaatctaaaatcaaacactaatccaatattagagcgtcacgtaggaaatctaatgctttcggccaatgaaaaataatattttgaaattattttggaattaaaaaaagttgagtgccacgtagataaataattaggcgccacgtagatatttttattaattaattattaatattacgcatatacaatttcatacaaaatcaaacactctagtaattaaaaaataaaactaaaatgaaaatccaaaataaaaaataatctaatctaatatataaatataacagttggtatatataaaatttttattttaacttaacaatttattagaattcgtgcatcgcacgggctaaaatctagttaattaataaaaatatctacgtggcgctctaatatgcGGCATCTACGTGTCATTCGAATTTTGCAACtcaaaaataatttcgaaatcttatttttttattggacgaaaccattagatttatAAGTGgcactctaatattggattagtgcgtgtttgattttggattaaataattttaagattagtgtttgattttggatgaatttaactttagtttttttttttttaattattagattgtttgattttggatggagttgaatatattagtaattatttaattaaataaaatatctacgtggcacctaattaattatctacatgacactcgattttttaaattcaaaaataaattgaaaatctgatttttcatTGGCTGGAACCATGAGATTTTCTACGTTGGGCTCTAATAGGTCAGTAAATATGCCTTCTTTATTTATATAATATATACTAGATTAGTGTGTTACCTTTTTCCTATTGGTTGATATTTGTAATTATTATATCATGCACTTTTGTTTTCACATCGAaaaatactacggagtactatCAAAGTACAACAATAGAAAAAGATGGTGCAAGGGTAGAGATGGTTTATGGGTTGGGTCTGACACAATCTATAGTGGGTCACGTGGATCGGATCCACTTTTGACCTATGACACAACCCGTCCAACACGAATTTTTTTGGATGTATCGTGAATCGAGTTTTTTTAACACAACTCGTTTCGAACCACCCATCGGACCCGACACCACCCGCTATGGCACACCCAACTCACCCAACTCAACACACTGCACGAACCAACCCAACCCACATAACCATGTGACCCACCAGACCCGCCATCCTAGTTTAAActattttgtatatttaaaatgttaataagttctaattttattgtttaaatatacattaaccaTATTTAggtacaaacttttatataaggcagtcttacacaaaagacacattggtatcatataagttaaataatgaaattaattagttaagcactgcaactaattagttaagcactaaaaccaattagttaaacaatgaaactaataagt encodes:
- the LOC110800411 gene encoding uncharacterized protein, translated to MSDEKWIEMDPNSYGVVVKIAPQKPHTNLNKSYAMGLFMDLLRNPCHVVWVDLNEFSELIIQTILLKKKKKKKFQTNETMNKLEPSVKYKALIVSEVLDDLLALQEHDRLIFLAMIKDSDTEWTPLLTKLVDRVITHYEEYYRVISKLIKGNVRLSLRSSPGWPSYLEDPFLWVGGWRPSMAFHLLDFKPGFRLGVGLDRLLKGVNMDELKDISPSQFVQVGELQRQTIREEAELTHSLDDTALPMENGFTEFDSVMTTNDLIVAHNDDDGHSELRDVFGKADDLRLKTLRLFVHILSPIQAVQLFIPAAQLHLKVEAWGKNREEANTRKVNNALTKGNGHCVFGGFFETWLREQEVDLEELKSAAVSYTKSSRSHTESTQILGVLVRRVMSHYENYYRVKCESGKQNVLNMISPAWKSLLEQAFLWIGGWRPSTTFHLLYSAVGLQLEAGLTELLAGLSTGDLADLTSSQLTRVNELQLKTIRKERELTEMLAAVQETVADSFMIKLSRVVETTESVNKRVESILSIKEDKFKEIFGKADDLRMKTLRNVVAILNSNQAVHFLIAAAELQLKLHEWGKNRDH